TCTGTGATAAAGCagagacacagcacagccacacgCTGTCGTGTTTGTAGCATATGGAACGTGGTTACCTCTATGACCTGCAGCTCCGCGCGTGGCCGGTGACTCCATAGCTTCTCACGCTCATCCATAGCATGGATTAGCTTCGCCGCCAGCTTGATGTCATTCCGCAGGACCTGTTTGTGCTGGGTGATTCCATTAATGTTCCGCACCCGCCGTGCCAAATCCCGATTCACAACCGGAGCCAGCTCACAGTCCCGCagctggggagagagggaggggtaaagATGAAGTGAGTATTCTATAACCTACAAAACAGAAACTTATccaataattaatttataaaactCTACATGACAAAACTTAAATGCTGTGGGAAGACTGAAGGGTTATTAAGGGAGCTCTCACGTACAAGTTTGCTTGCCTGCTATGAAATGAAGAGATAGAccaaatagaaaataaactaAAAGTAACTGATTCAGTCCCACACTGCACTAATTGAAGTGTAGCAGAAAGAAGCACTTGCTGAAGGGTGTGGGGGTTAGAGACACAGCTGAAAACATACCAGCAAGCCTTTCATTCGCTGGTCACCAACCACTCTCAGATGTCCTCACTATACTGTTGTCCCTCCCCCAATTTCATCActtacacatttcaaaatctgACTGTTTTGGGAGGCTAGTGTGTTCTATGTAGTACCATACAAACTacaagtcatttaaaaaataatttttttttaaaaagtagctagctaagatacTAACTTTAGCTATATTCAGAAGACAAATCCACCTGTCTACATTCAAAGATAAACTACTTTTGCTATGTAGCCTAACCACTGAAGCTATATGCAAGACTGAGGTCATCTGCTTATTAATCTACAAATAACAAAAGAAGCTGCATGACCCAAGACCTGAACGTGTAGTTAAATGAATGACTGCTGTTTTAAGTGATGCTACTGTCAAAATGCGGTTCCTAAAGCCCGTCATCAGGGAGTATCGTAGTCTACTACTGAGGCATTCCAGCGTCATACTCTGGCACCTGTCTGCTGATTAGCCTTCTTGAGATCCCCAATATACAATGCTACTGCTTTACTTCTTACAGTGTTAAACCACATTCTCACATTGCAAATTAACTGCAGAGTTCAGCTAGCAGcccaagaccccccccccccccccaacacattCTTGGGCTGGTCCACTCCTGACTGCGACTGCTGAGTTCACACCTGTGCGAGGAAACCGCCCAAGAGTTTAATTCAAACTAAATACTGTTGTGTGGAAGTGACACAAGCCTTCTTTATAAGAAGGTTCTAGAACATACCCGGATGTTCTGCAGATTCCAGCAGATCTCCTTGATGTTCACCCCTCGGTCAAAGGTTACCCAACAGCGTCTAAAGAACCTGGCAGGAAGAAAGATTAAAAGAAAggactgaaaactgaaaaaacaaagaaatctggctcaccacagacatgcaacATTATCCCGTAAAATacctttgtgcatgcatgttcatGTGCGTTTGTGCGCGAATTACCTTCGCTCAGGTTGTGGttcagacagacaaacacgcaTGAATCCAGGATAACGGCGACACAGCTGTGGAGGACAATGTTACACCACCAAACAAGTATTTACAACCGTGGTCTTTTAAGAAGTGTGCATtggcatgtgtatttgtgtgcatgtgcagacagctgtaaaaataaaaggagctgtgtgcacacatgcatgccctTACAGCAATGATTTCTGCTTTAGAGATAGAGGGTGCTATACTCCTCATAAACAGAGAGCAGGTCTTGTGGAGCGGCCGAGGTCTCGGAGGCTGGTCTTCCTTcgctttcttctcctccttttccttctccctctctttctgtttctcctcttttcGTGCCTTTGCGTCAGctacatggaaataaaaaaaggcattttcagTATTAAAGTAGTCTGTAACGTTTATACCGAGTGTGCTTGGGACAACTCTTGGGAGCCATTGGTTCATTTAACCAAGttaaattctctttttttgcatggTATTCCAGGCAAACTAATGTGCTTGTAAAATACCATAATTAGAATGTATATCCAACATGTAATGCCATTAATTTTGAATTGGCTAGAAGCTCCCCCCCCCATTGTTTTTTACATGGAGAAGAGTATTGGGACACATCTTATTTCAGGCGTTTCATTCAGTCCCAAAGCGGAAATGTTTAGGAACCTCGGCGTCAGACCACAATGTTACAGAGCAGGGTCACACAGCTTAGGTGTAAAAGTCTCCAATgctctgctgactcaataaCTACCAAATTCCAAACCTCTTCTGGCATCAGCAGCACTAAAACTGCACCATGGCTTCATGGcctgggtttccatggccgagcagctgcatgcaagccttaTAAATCACCAAGCACAAGGCCAAGAGCTGGACAGAGTAAACACGTCACTGGACTCTGGAAACATGGTCTGTATAGTGACAGATCACgcttctctatctggcagtctgatggaggGGTCTGGGGTTGGAGAATGCCAGGAGAATGTTAcctgactgactgcactgtgacagctgtaaagtttggtggaggttGGCCTCCCCTTAGATCCAGTGAAGGGAaatgttaatgcttcagcataccaagacattttgaACAAAGGTATGCATGCAACATGTGGGAACATTTTGGAGAAGGtccttttctgttccagcacGATTCAGCCCGAGTGCataaagcaaggtccataaaggcacAGTTGGGTTTAGGGGGAAGAAGTTGACTGGCCCATGCAGGGCCCTGAGCTCAACGACATTAGGGATGAACTAGAACAGAGACTATGAGGCaatgctcaacacacacacacacacacacctagtagaaagaaaaggaaatggaaGACTAATTCCATattaatgcctatggatttagaatAGAATTCCATAAAAGCTCCTGTTAGTGTCAACACTTTTGTCCTTAACAACCTAGCTGAACCTCTTGATCGCTGACCCATCGCACCAACCttcaccctcctcctcttcttccttgtCCTCGCCCTCTTCACGTtcccgctccctctctgctgGTTTCTCTGAGCAGTGGGAGTCGGAGTCCGAGTCGGAGTCCGAGTCACTTTCTGACGCGCTGGCTTCATCTTCGCTGTCCCCACTGcgtttcctcttcctcttcttacTCAGctacagagagaggggaaaatagAAGAGACACATTAGCTTTCTTGGTTGAagtattaataaattaattatgaaGTTTGTGTGCAAATTCAGTACACTACAGCAATCTCACACCGCCATACCTTCTTGGGCTCGGCAATCTCCCCAGCTGGAGGCTCTTTGTCAGGCTTGTCACCTGCTTCACTgcctgctgcagcagcaccCGCTTCCTTCACCCCAGCATCTCCAGGCCCACTctgctctcatacacacacccacacacccacacaggcacgCAAGTTGGACAAAGGGACAGGACATGGGTTATGACAAACTTATCTTTCAACCAACCATCATTGTAGACATGTTCAATCATATACAGGCCTCTACGCCCTAGTACCCTGCAGAACCCTGCTCCTCCCTCACACTGCTGTagcaagcaaaaaacaaattttcaaaGGGCAACCTCAAACAGGGCAAAAAAAGGCCGGGGAGAACAGGACACTCCCTCAGCCAGGCCTTGACGCTCAGGCCTCGATCACACACCTCTTTGTCTGCCTTCTCCGTGGAGGGCTTGCGGTCACTCTCCACGGGCCTGTTCTCGTCTCTTTTTGGTGGTTCGGACaatggtttctctctctcctcgtctTCTTCCACTGGCTGCTCCAGGATACGCAGGTCattctccatccctccttccaTCTTTATCACCGCTGAACAAGAAAAACTAAGTCTTCATCTCAAAATTATATTATACTGTAAATTACCAATGCAATACTTCCACTGCTTAAGTATGTGCTCTTTTTCTTAATAAAAGTcactcaaagaaaaacagccaGATGTGGTTGTGATCCATCCAGATATAATGCCCGCATCCCCCAAACCGGACAAGTCAGTGAGACCTGTAATAGCATCAGCACCTCGTCAACCCTGACATCCATGTGACTGTACTTTTTATAAACGGGACTGACAGactgcattcattcattttacttCTTACTTACATTTTGGGGAGATGTATTTAGGGTCATACTGTATATTTGAAGTCAATAAGGGCCTTAAATATAGACTATGGTAAATAAAAGTGTACTAAGAGGATTTTGATGCTTTTTAGGGTTTAAAGTTTTCACTGCTCTGAGGCAGATGGAGGGTCACAGGCGGCAACATCCTGTCCCCTCACCTGCGTCGAGGATCTTAATGATCTGTGGAGCACGGTCAATGTCCATGGAGACGGAGTCGAACCAGCTGTTCTCCAGGAGGTACATGAAGACGCTCAACCGGTTCTGCAGGGCGGCATGAGCGTCTGCTTTCCGCTTCCCTGCCTCATCAGGGTGGTATTTAGAGCGAAACctagagaggcagaaagagagaaagggaaggggGGTAGGAAGAAAGAAGGCAGGGtaaaaggaggagaggaggagcagaaaggATGAAGGCACAAAGAGGAGACGGGGTAGGGGTAATGGGAAAAGCAGATCAGTGCTGAGAGAAACTATTCCTTTTCCCTACCTAGATGAACATTTCCATGATCAAATGTTTTCCCTCATTCATTGTATAATGTCTTATTTCATAAGGCTACTGAGTATTCTGATTGTCCTGGCACAAGAactccagaaaaaaagaaaaataataacttaaatatttattcagttcTCACATTATACTTACACCTGCCCCACTACCTGCTAGCAGACACCATCTACaggtaaaagtaaaaaaataaataaagatctgtatgtgtacatgcaatATTGTAGTTGGGTCTACTTTTAAATTTTCATCCTGGGTGCTAGCAATATTCCCAATTACAGCTTGCCTAAAGTTTGTCTTATGCATTCACCATAATCACTGTTTCTCTCaccacatttttaaagataaaaaagaaaaaatatttataaattattcAAGAGACATGTGATGTTAGCAGTTGGCTAAAGCATTTTTGTATGAACTAAATTTACCTGCAGTACTCCCAGTATtaccacacatacagacagagaggtctcctcgggtgtgtgtgcacgcgcatgtgcaAAACGCACCATTTCTGCACGCTTGGCATTTCAATTAGATCCGCATACCAAAAATGATTtaagagaaaaagcaaaaacaaaaacaaaaaaagggggAAGAAAAAGGCATCAGACACTAAAGAAAAGTATCGCCTCTTCCCCCGTGAGCGCGCTCAGATGGGTTTGGATTTGTGCTCGGTTCCACTGTCTAGCTAGGAGCCCTGGGAACTTGTATTCTAAAAGCACCTGCATTGTGCGCAGTGCAAGCCCTGACTAGCTACCAGTGCATCCTGGGAAGGGTCCGAGAGTTTCACTCGTCTTCCAAAACCTTGCCGTAAAAGGAGGGAAGAAGCATTTTGGTTTGTtaattcaaaaagaaaaaagacaaaataaacaaaatcagctaaaagaaaaaaaaaattaaaatcaatgaCACCTTTTAAAACCTGTGGAGAAAAATGTTCACAGTGAAAAGAGGACAGAAGTTACAGACTAGAGCTTAAGGTGAGATTTAGCACAGAGGCGTTGGCATAATTTATGGACTAGCACCAGTAATGACAACAGGATCCAAACAGCCTGGTATATTCCACCCAAGTCTCAAACTTTGACTTCATTTGGCTCCACATTTAGTTTGACAACCtcattttctacatttctttctcGTATATCCAGTCAGCATGTGcatcagaaacaacaaaaatatagGACAGAGAAAATAGCAGCAGCAAGCTTTTGAACTTGCAGCTGCTTTCATAAATGGTGCAGTACTTAAGAGATGGCCAACTGGGTCTATGGACAGCAGCAAGGGGAAAGCATCTGAGTGCCAGGATGGCTTATACCAGGCTGGCTGGTACACAGATATCCTGAACGATGACATTAATACTCGACACCTTTCAATGACACTGCTTCCCATTTACAGATATGATGTTTGTAAGGGGCTgacaaaacaactgaaaattCAGTTCTTATAAACTAACATCTTTATCCCTAATAGCCGTTTGCCGCTTTAAAGAATTTCACAAAAGAATTAATGCTTCTAATGAAGCATAAGTAACAGAAATCATTATTATAACTAACTATaagggagaatgtgtgtgtgtataatatccACAAATAAGATGATCTGATATTTCCATTATCTAACACACACCAGGTTCATATTGCCTGTTGATTACACCATTACTAAGGTCACTTACTAAATCTCTCAATGATTGCTTTCAGTACATCAGTTGTGGCACAAGGACCAGTTTCCCCGACAGAACGTTCTAAGCACTACACTCGACACataactaatcctaacactagGGGGTGAAGgagaaaaatgtcaaaatggcATCCGTACCACTCTTCGTCTTTGTGAGCTAGGAAGAAGTCCTGCATTTGCTGCCGCCTGAAGTCAATCTTGTACTCGTTATAGCGCTTGACTGACTCTGTCTCATCTACGGAGTCATCTAGGGAGAGCAGAAACTCTTTGAAGCTCTTCATCACAGGTGGCGGTGGACCCAGCTCCATGTCATGTATGTTGCCTAACCTGGAAGATGGAGTATGCAGAGAGGTGTCAAGATGACATGAGTCAAAGGTCAAAGAGGTCATGACCCAGTAGCAGAGGCTTGCAGCAATGGAGAGATTCCCAACACCCATAAACCCACTTCACCAAAAGATCATTCACGCAGGACCCCTGGAATTGAaatttctgtttaaaaacaggACTGGACTGTAATCATGTCACTCCAAAATGGAACAATGGCCTGTGTAACAAAAGCCTTTAGAAGATATGCAGTATGCATCCTAATAAAGAACTTGATCTGTATATGATATTTGTTCCTGGTAAAGATAAGTGAAGCAGCTAATCTGCCCAAAACATGCTGTTATCTTGTTTCTCAAGACAGTTAAAACACTAGCAAAAAGCGCAAGCTACCCGCAGGACAGCACCCTCACCTGGCTTGAATGGGAATGCCATGGTGAGGCTGCATCAGGTGCATGTCAGGGTGGCCCCAGGGCTGTGGTGGGGCGTAGCTAGGTCCTCCTCCCCCGCCATATGCCAGGTCATAGCCACCATGGTAGGGGTCTCCACCATGGTCATCCCTACAGGAGGATATAGGAGAAGCGTAAGGAAAATTAGACACCATAAATCAATGAGCAAGGAAGACTGCTACCAATAGGTACATTTTTTAGTCCTGAAATTGCCCACACTCTAGTCCAAATGTCACTTCTTACACAGATTACTCAGTCCATGATGTGCTTTACAGTCAGCCATTGAGCTCAATCTCGCATGTTAAAAAGGGGGAAATCTGAAAAGTGCATGCGATTTCCTGGACTTTGAACGTAAGCGACCAGACTAATGtgtgtaacgtgttaatgtaatCTGAACCATATTTAAGAATACATTATGTAGAAATCCAGAAATGGTAACATTGAACATGCGAATCTTTGTCCATCATGCACATACCAGTCACGCCTCATGCGTTTGGGTTGGGGGCTCATATCGTGCCGAGGGGGGGAAAACCTCTCTCGTCTTCCTCGCTCATAGTCACGGTACTCGCCGCGGCTCCGCCTCTCCCGGCCTCTGTCCCATTCTCTTGCC
This is a stretch of genomic DNA from Electrophorus electricus isolate fEleEle1 chromosome 6, fEleEle1.pri, whole genome shotgun sequence. It encodes these proteins:
- the srrt gene encoding serrate RNA effector molecule homolog isoform X2, which codes for MHKTNFRQAVIGNIASTQDENLKVDPTTILHVHIQIFIYFFTFTCRWCLLAGSGAGVSIMFRSKYHPDEAGKRKADAHAALQNRLSVFMYLLENSWFDSVSMDIDRAPQIIKILDAAVIKMEGGMENDLRILEQPVEEDEEREKPLSEPPKRDENRPVESDRKPSTEKADKESGPGDAGVKEAGAAAAGSEAGDKPDKEPPAGEIAEPKKLSKKRKRKRSGDSEDEASASESDSDSDSDSDSHCSEKPAEREREREEGEDKEEEEEGEADAKARKEEKQKEREKEKEEKKAKEDQPPRPRPLHKTCSLFMRSIAPSISKAEIIALCRRYPGFMRVCLSEPQPERRFFRRCWVTFDRGVNIKEICWNLQNIRLRDCELAPVVNRDLARRVRNINGITQHKQVLRNDIKLAAKLIHAMDEREKLWSHRPRAELQVIELPTQNPILKNITDYLIEEVSAEEEELLGSVGGADSEEGNKEGNPTEITVERDDKLVKVLDRLLFYLRIVHSIDYYNTCEYPSEDEMPNRCGIIHVRGPIPPNRITHREVSDWEKTFEEKLGPLFSVKETLSEDEAVKMGRKDPEQEVEKFVSANTQELGKDKWLCPLSGKKFKGPEFVRKHILNKHGDKIEEVKKEVEFFNNFLMDAKRPSLPEMKPPPPPGPGQGVLSPGGPPFPPQAPQGLMGFGQPRPPVMGYGGGGPPYPPNQYGGGGRGNYDNFRGQGGYPGKPRNSRMMRGDPRNIIEYRDLDAPDDVDFF
- the srrt gene encoding serrate RNA effector molecule homolog isoform X1, with translation MADSDDEYDRRRRDKFRRERSDYDRSREREDRRRDDWSDRRPSAREWDRGRERRSRGEYRDYERGRRERFSPPRHDMSPQPKRMRRDWDDHGGDPYHGGYDLAYGGGGGPSYAPPQPWGHPDMHLMQPHHGIPIQARLGNIHDMELGPPPPVMKSFKEFLLSLDDSVDETESVKRYNEYKIDFRRQQMQDFFLAHKDEEWFRSKYHPDEAGKRKADAHAALQNRLSVFMYLLENSWFDSVSMDIDRAPQIIKILDAAVIKMEGGMENDLRILEQPVEEDEEREKPLSEPPKRDENRPVESDRKPSTEKADKESGPGDAGVKEAGAAAAGSEAGDKPDKEPPAGEIAEPKKLSKKRKRKRSGDSEDEASASESDSDSDSDSDSHCSEKPAEREREREEGEDKEEEEEGEADAKARKEEKQKEREKEKEEKKAKEDQPPRPRPLHKTCSLFMRSIAPSISKAEIIALCRRYPGFMRVCLSEPQPERRFFRRCWVTFDRGVNIKEICWNLQNIRLRDCELAPVVNRDLARRVRNINGITQHKQVLRNDIKLAAKLIHAMDEREKLWSHRPRAELQVIELPTQNPILKNITDYLIEEVSAEEEELLGSVGGADSEEGNKEGNPTEITVERDDKLVKVLDRLLFYLRIVHSIDYYNTCEYPSEDEMPNRCGIIHVRGPIPPNRITHREVSDWEKTFEEKLGPLFSVKETLSEDEAVKMGRKDPEQEVEKFVSANTQELGKDKWLCPLSGKKFKGPEFVRKHILNKHGDKIEEVKKEVEFFNNFLMDAKRPSLPEMKPPPPPGPGQGVLSPGGPPFPPQAPQGLMGFGQPRPPVMGYGGGGPPYPPNQYGGGGRGNYDNFRGQGGYPGKPRNSRMMRGDPRNIIEYRDLDAPDDVDFF